A region of Anopheles merus strain MAF chromosome 2R, AmerM5.1, whole genome shotgun sequence DNA encodes the following proteins:
- the LOC121589223 gene encoding uncharacterized protein LOC121589223 codes for MVMSPSRRLSSPGIAAHPINMHLSSLQLNSQLQLNAQMHQKFTVGLTPNHMSGFFKSPSTSPSSINANMSNSGASALTSSSHTSSKPATNGNSDRNSRDNSTPTSASTSNSGNSNNSMPSVTELSAHPLNRLQSMQPFDFRKLSAAAASLSGFTAAGLPPPRLSPEAAVAQHHFNQQQAAAAAAYAANTVKRRNSQTSLDAQAAVSREHAAAAANFMNLSMSGHGLPFPLPPPPPPSSVAMSLANSLNHSAAAMAAAVSGNPLAASFVAQSFPNLLAASAARESTRSKSPHSHHKLPHKASSHEQHKNSLDNSTSNESGIVRDHRAGDGERESSAAHHHQEQRDRERENVLNLSRDLAAAAAAANRRLQQPPLQPGAAMSRMHHLPPSSGGQLKKPPSSPSSKRQWGAIPPNLGTQYVNPATGKKRVQCNVCFKTFCDKGALKIHFSAVHLREMHKCTVEGCSMMFSSRRSRNRHSANPNPKLHSPHLRRKISPHDGRSAQPHPILLSTAGMPLPNGLSPLHPFGPAFPLIPPGEHLRGHPSLSALEFKANMEASMHRRLAAEHHHAQVAAEKHNRESARVSLSPENYRYRSSPHSDTPDRYMGSSSGASSGAPHLNSSGSRLDDEDGDEDEDDDDDRNGIVIDGNDVDDDVEGHQFDMSLSSESEDVKSFGRHEDDEDGFSERGEEEPQDFSLSKRHNRPSTDADDIASNNGDSNGEVTRDDVNAFLSSNKRKRKSLNPTKCAVVPLSRLSNNEDNEEKEPAARTEEEACETSIPLVKKIKIESIDDDQPVALLRSEQTVSPSSESPTEQDSTVVSPSLQNGDCDKEGKESNANEIEKDDSLVSDRRPSGDGEKKVVPNETVRVKAEPTEEGLQEQSASEATDLSLDLSKKQSRSSPDVNANEKFQSKYSIDVRPSSELLENPLSLIRPKQEVSENDRQRPGSADSKKSAGDNFDSANTLRRLENLSHGPLNDIMIQRAAGLLGGPQFPPLSYLMNAAPPSPARSRSPSPPTCQDHELEDSDDNVDYCEEGNCFSDPDVPLDKDNPKKCSACGKLFQNHFAVKTHYQNVHLKLLHKCNIDGCNAAFPSKRSRDRHASNLNLHRKLLSTTADSNETVLPMEKHQQQQYTGAATFPGSALPAEFLARLYADSQKFPMNLEAAFKNHALASGGSAYSDHFLNGSSTQRSFQSGATNPFLFPPLGGLAGFPALSQFSHLLPHPLNGIATQLSGDGTAAAASGCGSGGGGRVSASRSESPISACSPPVTTNIPSPLSQHDRTTPNSGNGGSFHSSASETRSTIPANNNRCTPDSFS; via the coding sequence ATGGTTATGTCGCCCAGCAGACGACTGTCTTCACCAGGTATTGCTGCCCATCCGATAAATATGCATTTGAGCTCTCTGCAACTGAACTCACAGCTGCAACTCAATGCTCAAATGCACCAGAAGTTTACGGTCGGACTTACTCCAAACCACATGAGCGGATTTTTCAAGAGCCCATCGACTTCTCCGAGCAGTATTAATGCGAATATGAGCAACAGTGGCGCCAGCGCCTTGACAAGCTCCAGTCACACATCGTCCAAGCCGGCAACCAACGGTAACAGTGATCGTAATTCTCGTGACAACTCTACTCCCACTAGTGCCAGCACTAGCAACAGCgggaacagcaacaacagcatgcCTTCCGTTACGGAACTATCTGCACATCCACTCAATCGGCTTCAATCGATGCAGCCCTTTGATTTCCGCAAActttcggctgctgctgccagtcTAAGTGGATTCACGGCGGCAGGTCTGCCACCACCGAGGCTAAGCCCCGAAGCAGCTGTTGCTCAGCATCATTTTAATCAGCAAcaagcagcagccgcagccgcaTACGCTGCCAACACGGTCAAACGACGTAACTCACAGACCTCCTTGGATGCGCAGGCGGCAGTATCTCGTGAGCATGCTGCAGCTGCGGCCAACTTCATGAATCTGTCGATGAGTGGCCATGGTTTACCCTTTCCCttaccacctccaccaccaccatcgtcaGTGGCCATGTCGTTGGCAAACTCGCTCAACCACTCAGCCGCCGCAATGGCCGCAGCTGTCTCGGGCAACCCTTTGGCAGCTAGCTTCGTCGCTCAGTCATTTCCAAACCTGCTGGCTGCTTCAGCCGCCCGCGAGTCAACTCGTAGTAAATCACCTCACTCACACCACAAACTGCCGCATAAAGCAAGCTCGCATGAGCAACACAAAAACTCTTTGGACAACAGCACTTCGAATGAATCGGGAATCGTACGAGATCATCGGGCCGGAGACGGGGAAAGAGAGTCGTCAGCAGCACACCATCATCAGGAACAGCGTGATCGTGAACGAGAAAATGTTCTAAATCTGAGCCGTGACTtggcagctgcagcagcggctGCAAATCGTCGCCTCCAGCAACCACCTTTGCAACCTGGTGCAGCAATGTCTCGCATGCACCATCTACCACCATCGTCTGGAGGTCAGCTTAAGAAGCCTCCTTCGTCTCCAAGCAGCAAGCGGCAATGGGGTGCAATCCCGCCCAACCTTGGTACACAGTACGTCAACCCAGCGACAGGAAAGAAACGCGTTCAATGCAATGTCTGCTTCAAGACCTTCTGTGATAAGGGTGCCCTAAAGATCCATTTCTCGGCTGTACACCTGCGAGAGATGCACAAATGCACTGTTGAAGGTTGCAGTATGATGTTCAGTTCGCGTCGTTCCCGGAACCGGCATAGTGCCAATCCTAACCCAAAGCTACATTCTCCGCACCTTCGTCGCAAAATATCACCACATGACGGTCGCAGTGCCCAACCTCATCCTATTCTCCTTTCCACAGCGGGTATGCCACTTCCGAATGGTCTTAGCCCGTTACACCCGTTCGGTCCCGCGTTCCCTCTTATTCCACCCGGGGAACACCTACGAGGGCATCCATCGCTCTCGGCATTAGAGTTCAAGGCAAATATGGAGGCCAGCATGCATAGACGGCTCGCTGCcgaacatcatcatgcgcaagtgGCAGCCGAAAAGCATAATCGTGAAAGTGCACGCGTTTCCCTGAGCCCCGAGAACTATCGGTACCGCAGCAGCCCCCATAGTGATACACCTGATCGATACATGGGCTCTTCTTCGGGGGCGTCGTCGGGAGCACCACATCTAAACAGTTCAGGAAGTCGACTGGACGACGAAGACGGCGATGAAGACgaagacgatgatgatgatcgcaaTGGAATCGTCATTGATGGTAACGATGTAGATGACGATGTCGAAGGGCACCAATTCGACATGTCACTAAGCTCAGAGTCAGAAGACGTGAAGTCATTTGGCCGACATGAAGACGATGAGGATGGATTTTCGGAACGAGGTGAGGAGGAGCCACAAGACTTCAGCCTGTCGAAACGCCACAACAGACCCTCTACGGATGCTGATGACATTGCTAGCAATAACGGCGATAGCAACGGTGAAGTAACTCGTGATGATGTTAATGCATTCCTTTCAAGCAATAAACGCAAACGCAAGAGTCTTAATCCCACCAAATGTGCCGTGGTTCCTTTGTCTCGGTTGTCAAACAACGAAGACAATGAGGAGAAAGAGCCAGCAGCGCGAACCGAAGAAGAAGCATGTGAAACATCGATTCCACTggtgaaaaaaattaagatAGAATCAATCGACGATGATCAACCTGTAGCTTTATTGAGGTCGGAACAAACAGTATCGCCAAGTTCAGAATCGCCAACCGAGCAGGATTCAACAGTGGTTTCACCTTCTCTGCAAAATGGAGATTGCGATAAAGAAGGTAAGGAGAGCAATGCTAACGAAATTGAAAAAGATGATTCATTAGTCTCCGATCGAAGGCCCTCAGGGGATGGAGAAAAAAAGGTAGTGCCCAATGAAACGGTTCGTGTTAAAGCGGAACCTACGGAGGAAGGACTTCAAGAACAATCCGCATCGGAAGCCACCGATTTGTCGTTAGATCTTTCCAAAAAACAATCTCGTTCCAGTCCTGATGTTAACGCGAATGAAAAATTCCAGAGTAAGTACTCGATTGATGTTCGACCATCGTCTGAGTTGCTAGAAAATCCGCTTTCATTAATACGCCCAAAGCAAGAAGTTTCCGAAAACGATCGCCAACGCCCGGGCTCGGCAGACAGTAAGAAAAGTGCAGGTGACAACTTTGATTCGGCTAACACACTACGGAGGCTTGAAAATCTTTCGCATGGTCCTTTGAATGATATTATGATTCAACGAGCTGCAGGGCTTCTGGGCGGACCGCAGTTCCCCCCGCTAAGCTACTTGATGAATGCAGCGCCTCCGAGCCCGGCTAGGTCACGCAGTCCTTCTCCACCGACTTGCCAGGATCACGAGCTAGAAGATTCGGACGACAACGTGGATTACTGCGAGGAAGGAAACTGTTTCAGTGATCCCGACGTTCCATTAGACAAGGACAACCCAAAGAAATGCTCAGCTTGCGGCAAACTTTTCCAAAACCATTTCGCTGTGAAGACTCACTACCAAAATGTACACCTAAAATTGCTTCATAAGTGCAATATTGATGGATGTAACGCGGCTTTTCCTTCAAAGCGTAGCCGTGACCGCCACGCTTCAAATTTAAACCTTCATCGAAAACTTCTTTCAACCACAGCTGATAGTAATGAAACAGTTTTACCGATGGAAaagcatcaacagcaacagtatACTGGGGCAGCAACTTTCCCCGGATCAGCTCTACCAGCTGAATTTTTGGCCCGTCTGTATGCCGATTCCCAAAAATTCCCTATGAACTTGGAAGCAGCATTCAAGAATCATGCACTCGCTTCGGGTGGTTCCGCTTACTCTGATCATTTTCTAAATGGATCAAGTACCCAGCGCAGTTTCCAATCGGGTGCAACCAATCCCTTCCTGTTCCCTCCTCTTGGGGGCCTCGCCGGTTTCCCTGCGTTGTCTCAATTTTCTCACCTTCTACCGCACCCGTTAAATGGCATCGCTACACAATTATCGGGTGATGGgactgctgcagctgcaagTGGATGTGgtagtggcggtggtggtcgaGTATCAGCGTCTAGATCCGAATCTCCTATATCCGCTTGTTCGCCACCAGTTACCACCAACATTCCATCACCTCTATCACAGCACGACAGGACGACACCGAATTCTGGCAACGGAGGATCATTTCACAGCTCAGCTTCAGAAACACGATCAACTATCCCAGCCAATAACAATCGATGCACGCCGGACTCGTTTTCGTGA